A DNA window from Altererythrobacter sp. B11 contains the following coding sequences:
- a CDS encoding SH3 domain-containing protein, with product MQETDKLTNHGPYMLAGPVARPDAGALPLRGDLAHVGLAGRYFVPHYAVPQPRAVMPGGAPLLVSPEEGAAELCTLMEGDSFEVLDITGSWAWGCLSLEGPVGYVHVDRLESLPG from the coding sequence GTGCAAGAGACCGATAAACTGACCAACCATGGCCCCTATATGCTGGCCGGCCCCGTAGCGCGGCCCGATGCCGGTGCCCTGCCCCTGCGTGGCGATCTGGCGCATGTCGGCCTCGCCGGCCGTTATTTCGTGCCGCATTACGCCGTGCCGCAGCCTCGCGCGGTGATGCCCGGCGGCGCACCGCTGCTGGTCTCGCCGGAAGAGGGGGCAGCCGAATTGTGCACGCTGATGGAAGGGGACAGCTTCGAAGTGCTGGACATCACCGGCAGCTGGGCCTGGGGTTGCCTGTCGCTGGAGGGGCCGGTCGGCTATGTCCACGTGGACCGGCTGGAAAGCCTGCCCGGCTGA
- a CDS encoding P-II family nitrogen regulator — protein sequence MKKIEAIIKPFKLDEVKEALHEVGVSGITVVEAKGFGRQKGHTELYRGAEYVVDFLPKVKLEVVVPSSQAEQVVEAIAAAAQTGRIGDGKIFVTPVETALRIRTGEKDEAAI from the coding sequence GTGAAAAAGATCGAGGCGATCATCAAGCCGTTCAAGCTGGACGAGGTGAAGGAAGCGCTGCATGAGGTCGGTGTCTCCGGCATCACTGTGGTGGAAGCCAAGGGCTTCGGCCGGCAGAAGGGACATACGGAGCTCTATCGCGGGGCGGAATATGTCGTGGACTTCCTGCCCAAGGTAAAGCTGGAGGTCGTCGTTCCCTCCAGCCAGGCCGAACAGGTGGTGGAAGCGATCGCCGCGGCGGCACAGACCGGCCGGATCGGCGACGGCAAGATCTTCGTCACCCCGGTCGAAACCGCGCTGCGCATCCGCACCGGTGAAAAAGACGAGGCCGCTATCTGA
- the argC gene encoding N-acetyl-gamma-glutamyl-phosphate reductase — MAKTVFIDGAAGTTGLEIADRLSGRSEFTLLTLDEARRKDASARREALNEADFAILCLPDDAAREAVALIDAGSATRVIDASTAHRVASGWTFGFPEIVGRDAVAGAARVSNPGCYSTGFIALMAPLVRAGLLPAEWPYTVHAVSGYSGGGKALIERFEQDPDIAWRGYGLALGHKHIPEMQRHVGLAHPPVFSPAVIPAHRGMVVEIPLPLAAISGAASPQEMKAELARFYADSPVVSVEECSEGELLLRRSRPASDRMELFVFADAAGEQARLVALLDNLGKGASGAAVQSLNLMAGLPETAGLRI, encoded by the coding sequence ATGGCGAAGACGGTCTTCATCGACGGTGCGGCGGGCACCACCGGGCTGGAGATTGCCGACCGGCTTTCGGGCCGGAGCGAATTCACCCTGCTCACGCTGGACGAGGCGCGGCGCAAGGATGCTTCGGCGCGGCGCGAAGCGCTGAACGAAGCCGATTTCGCGATCCTGTGCCTGCCCGACGATGCGGCGCGCGAAGCGGTGGCACTGATCGACGCGGGCAGCGCCACGCGGGTGATCGACGCCTCCACCGCGCACCGCGTGGCGAGCGGCTGGACCTTCGGCTTTCCTGAGATCGTCGGCCGGGACGCCGTGGCGGGCGCCGCGCGGGTGAGCAACCCGGGCTGCTATTCCACCGGCTTCATCGCCCTGATGGCGCCGCTGGTCCGCGCCGGATTGCTGCCGGCGGAGTGGCCCTATACCGTCCACGCCGTCTCCGGCTATTCGGGCGGCGGCAAGGCGCTGATCGAGCGGTTCGAGCAGGATCCGGACATCGCCTGGCGCGGCTATGGCCTGGCGCTGGGCCACAAGCATATTCCCGAGATGCAGCGGCATGTCGGGCTGGCTCATCCGCCGGTCTTCTCCCCCGCCGTGATCCCGGCCCACCGCGGCATGGTGGTGGAAATCCCGCTTCCGCTCGCCGCCATCAGTGGGGCCGCATCGCCACAGGAGATGAAGGCGGAGCTCGCGCGCTTCTATGCCGACAGCCCGGTCGTCTCGGTCGAGGAGTGCAGCGAGGGCGAACTGCTGCTGCGCCGCTCCCGGCCGGCGAGCGACCGGATGGAACTGTTCGTCTTTGCCGACGCCGCCGGGGAACAGGCGCGGCTGGTCGCCCTGCTCGACAATCTCGGCAAGGGTGCGAGCGGAGCGGCAGTGCAGTCGCTCAATCTGATGGCGGGCCTGCCGGAAACCGCGGGTCTACGGATCTGA
- the glnA gene encoding type I glutamate--ammonia ligase: MPTAKEIVKRIKEEEIEWVDLRFTDPRGKWQHLSMCAGVLDEDALEEGLMFDGSSIEGWKAINESDMILKPDLDAVYVDPFSATPMLIVVCDIVEPSDGSLYGRDPRSTAKRAEAYLKSTGIGDTVYVGPEPEFFMFDDVRFETGYDRSAFYIDDIELPTNTGKVLEGGNLGHRPRAKGGYFPVAPVDSCMDIRAEMVSTMLEMGLPMDKQHHEVAAAQHELGITFGTLVQTSDNVQVYKYVVQQVAAAYGKTATFMPKPIKDDNGSGMHTHMSIWKGGKPLFAGDGYAGLSETCLYYIGGVIKHAKAINAFSNPTTNSYKRLVPGFEAPVLLAYSARNRSASCRIPYGSGEKAKRVEFRFPDPLANPYLSNAALLMAGLDGIQNKIHPGEAMDKNLYDLPPEELAEVPTVCGSLREALTSLQNDHEFLLKGDVFTKDQIDAYIELKWEEVYRWEMAPSPVEFDMYYSS; this comes from the coding sequence ATGCCCACTGCAAAGGAAATCGTGAAGCGCATCAAGGAGGAGGAGATCGAATGGGTCGACCTTCGTTTCACCGATCCGCGCGGCAAGTGGCAGCACCTTTCCATGTGCGCCGGCGTGCTCGATGAAGACGCGCTTGAAGAAGGCCTGATGTTCGACGGTTCGTCGATCGAAGGCTGGAAGGCTATCAACGAGTCCGACATGATCCTGAAGCCGGACCTCGATGCGGTCTATGTCGATCCGTTCAGCGCCACGCCGATGCTGATCGTGGTGTGCGACATCGTGGAGCCCAGCGACGGTTCGCTCTATGGCCGCGATCCGCGTTCCACCGCGAAGCGCGCCGAAGCCTATCTGAAGAGCACCGGCATCGGCGACACCGTGTATGTCGGCCCCGAGCCCGAATTCTTCATGTTCGACGATGTGCGGTTCGAAACCGGCTATGACCGTTCGGCCTTCTACATCGACGACATTGAACTGCCCACCAACACCGGCAAGGTGCTGGAAGGCGGCAATTTGGGCCACCGTCCGCGCGCCAAGGGCGGCTATTTCCCCGTCGCGCCGGTGGACAGCTGCATGGACATCCGCGCCGAAATGGTCAGCACCATGCTGGAAATGGGCCTGCCCATGGACAAGCAGCACCACGAAGTGGCCGCTGCGCAGCACGAATTGGGCATCACCTTCGGCACGCTGGTGCAGACCTCGGACAATGTGCAGGTCTACAAGTACGTCGTGCAGCAGGTCGCCGCGGCCTATGGCAAGACGGCCACCTTCATGCCGAAGCCGATCAAGGACGATAACGGCTCCGGCATGCACACACACATGTCGATCTGGAAGGGCGGCAAGCCGCTCTTCGCGGGTGACGGCTATGCCGGCCTGTCGGAAACCTGCCTCTATTACATCGGCGGCGTGATCAAGCATGCCAAGGCGATCAACGCCTTCTCGAACCCCACCACCAACAGCTACAAGCGGCTGGTGCCGGGCTTCGAAGCGCCGGTGCTGCTGGCCTATTCCGCCCGCAACCGCTCCGCTTCCTGCCGCATCCCCTATGGTTCGGGCGAGAAGGCGAAGCGCGTGGAATTCCGCTTCCCCGATCCGCTGGCGAACCCCTACCTCTCGAACGCCGCCCTGCTGATGGCCGGCCTCGACGGGATCCAGAACAAGATCCATCCGGGCGAAGCCATGGACAAGAACCTCTACGATCTTCCGCCGGAAGAGCTGGCCGAGGTTCCCACCGTCTGCGGCTCGCTGCGCGAAGCTCTCACCTCGCTGCAGAACGACCATGAGTTCCTGCTCAAGGGCGATGTCTTCACCAAGGATCAGATCGATGCCTATATCGAACTGAAGTGGGAAGAAGTCTATCGCTGGGAAATGGCGCCGAGCCCGGTCGAATTCGACATGTATTACAGCTCCTGA
- a CDS encoding lysozyme, whose protein sequence is MQRKPIFDAIRRLLGRGFKPSEVAALDAAIDSALRPDNPDPLAAPLEAGPDAIALIREFEGCARLRPDGRVEAYPDPGTGAAPWTIGWGATGPGIGPGTVWSREECDARLMEDIARHAADVRQAIGDAPTTQSQFDALVSFHFNTGAIARATLTRRHVAGDTAGAATEFVRWNRAGGRVLAGLTRRRAAEAALYLRG, encoded by the coding sequence ATGCAGCGCAAACCCATTTTCGATGCCATCCGCCGGCTTCTGGGCCGCGGTTTCAAACCTTCCGAAGTCGCCGCCCTGGACGCGGCAATCGACAGCGCCCTGCGGCCTGACAACCCCGATCCCCTCGCCGCGCCGCTGGAGGCGGGGCCAGATGCCATCGCTCTCATCCGCGAATTCGAAGGCTGCGCCCGGCTCCGGCCCGATGGCCGGGTGGAAGCCTATCCCGATCCCGGCACCGGCGCTGCCCCCTGGACGATCGGCTGGGGCGCAACCGGGCCCGGCATCGGACCCGGCACCGTGTGGTCGCGCGAGGAATGCGACGCGCGGCTGATGGAGGACATCGCCCGCCATGCCGCTGACGTGCGGCAGGCCATCGGCGACGCGCCCACCACGCAGAGCCAGTTCGACGCGCTTGTATCATTCCACTTCAACACGGGCGCCATCGCCCGGGCCACGCTGACCCGCCGCCATGTGGCCGGAGATACGGCCGGGGCAGCCACTGAATTCGTCCGCTGGAACCGCGCCGGCGGCCGGGTCCTCGCCGGCCTGACCCGGCGCCGCGCGGCCGAAGCGGCGCTCTACCTGCGCGGATGA
- a CDS encoding translocation/assembly module TamB domain-containing protein, with amino-acid sequence MADEIPPAAEAEAEGEGGATRPRRSRAWPIRLLRWIGTALFGLLLLLAVGIGWLHTGWGRQFIVDEISRFAPASGLSVEVGHIEGSVLWSASFYDVKLRDSKGVLFLEVPEVDLNWRPWKFPFTGLDVRHLVLRQGQLHAAPKLVPGDPDAPILPDFNIRVDRLVIDRLHVDEQVLGQARTVDFNASANIRRGRVDIRAEGDLGGGDELKAVVLAEPDGDRFDLDVDYRAPAGGLLATLTGMEKDLRVRLQGDGSWERWNGGLLVQEAGSRLASMTLANRAGTYTISGLVWPAEHVSGTAARALGRQVAVGAVGTLERSVLAGAIVLRGSGLRATAEGGVNLADNAFDDLRLRLALLDPRVLGGGIALRDAELTASLAGPFRNLSVPHRLRIGQLDLDGVVLRGLTQSGTLTRRGAAFVLPLDVAAQRVVTGQGLLDPRLVNGRLRGTLLLEGGKLRGDRLALAFEGLAATLSLDADPARGTYRLAGPVRARGLPLQGVGVMNADATIRASFGGGTPWRLTADVKGSLPRITNGTITTIAGEDIRFAGGVTLGERAPVVFRDARLTGSKLTLSLDGRIAGGRTTLVGSGRQEDYGAFTVEGTLEADGPHAELVFAAPLPAAGLRDVRLAISPAEQGLAIETEGQSTLGPFTGSLLFVAPEGGPSRISVNRFVVSDTTLGGDLTFVNGGVRGMLTVSGGGLDGTIGLMPQPAGQAVHASITARNASFSGATALSIRQADIELSGLFREGGNTISGQVTGAGIGYGTVFLGRLAAKAQVTDGTGSFDAAMSGQRGSDFELQLTGEIAPERLTLAARGSYGGEDISMPRRAVLLKAEDGGWQLQPTQVGYDGGFVIAEGRFGGAQPISGKLQLASLPLSVADAAGAELGLGGSVSGIVEVGQAPSGAPTGTARLMVNGLTRSGLVLSSRPVDLALVADLRAKDLQARAVVKDASTTYGRLQARISGLPADGALFDRLYNGDLFAQLRFSGPADSLWRLLAIELIDINGTLKVAADVRGTVGNPQVRGSLAGDGLRLQSALTGTDVRNVSARGSFAGSRLQLTSFAGTAQNGGKLSGSGFIDLSNMRRGRGPQIDIRIAARDAEVLDLPGMGATVTGPLRIVSSGFGGTIAGRLRVSEARWRLGGAVEAEQLPDIRTREINLPADIAPPSRRGPPWRFLIDAHAPGGVAVDGLGLDSEWSGDVRLRGTTEDPRVGGSAKVVPRQGFYSFAGVRFDITRGDISFDENVPIDPRIDILAETDVNDLSVQVTVSGNATRPAITFSSTPALPEEELLARLLYGGSITTLSATEAIQLGAAVASLQGGGGMDPINRLRSAVGLDRLRIVPADPALDRATAVALGKNFGRRFYVEIVTDGRGYNATSFEFRLTSWLSLLANINSLGRGGASVEYSRDY; translated from the coding sequence ATGGCTGACGAAATTCCTCCTGCTGCAGAGGCCGAGGCCGAGGGCGAGGGCGGCGCGACCCGGCCCCGCCGCAGCCGTGCCTGGCCGATACGCCTGCTGCGGTGGATCGGCACCGCGCTGTTCGGCCTGCTGCTGTTGCTGGCCGTGGGCATCGGCTGGCTGCACACGGGCTGGGGCCGCCAGTTCATCGTCGACGAGATTTCGCGCTTCGCCCCCGCCTCCGGCCTGTCGGTGGAGGTGGGCCATATCGAAGGATCGGTGCTGTGGAGCGCCTCCTTCTACGATGTGAAGCTGCGCGACTCCAAGGGCGTGCTGTTCCTCGAAGTGCCGGAGGTGGACCTCAACTGGCGCCCGTGGAAGTTCCCCTTCACCGGGCTCGATGTGCGCCATCTGGTGCTGCGGCAGGGGCAATTGCATGCCGCGCCCAAGCTGGTGCCCGGCGATCCCGATGCACCCATCCTGCCCGATTTCAACATTCGTGTGGACCGTCTGGTCATCGACCGCCTGCACGTGGACGAGCAGGTGCTGGGGCAGGCGCGCACGGTGGATTTCAACGCCAGCGCCAATATCCGCCGCGGCCGGGTGGACATTCGCGCCGAAGGCGATCTGGGCGGCGGGGACGAGCTGAAGGCGGTGGTCCTGGCCGAACCGGATGGCGATCGCTTCGATCTCGACGTGGATTACCGCGCCCCCGCCGGCGGGCTGCTGGCGACGCTGACGGGGATGGAGAAGGACCTGCGGGTGCGACTGCAGGGCGATGGCAGCTGGGAACGCTGGAACGGCGGGCTGCTGGTGCAGGAGGCGGGCAGTCGCCTCGCCAGCATGACGCTGGCCAACCGCGCCGGCACCTATACCATCTCCGGTCTCGTCTGGCCGGCGGAGCATGTCAGCGGCACCGCCGCACGCGCGCTGGGGCGACAGGTGGCCGTGGGCGCCGTCGGCACGTTGGAACGCAGCGTGCTTGCCGGCGCCATCGTTCTGCGCGGCAGCGGATTGCGCGCCACGGCAGAGGGCGGCGTGAACCTGGCGGACAACGCCTTCGACGATCTGCGGCTGCGCCTCGCGCTGCTCGATCCGCGTGTGCTGGGCGGGGGGATAGCGTTGCGGGACGCGGAGCTCACGGCCTCGCTGGCCGGCCCGTTCCGTAACCTCTCAGTGCCGCATCGGCTACGGATCGGTCAGCTCGATCTGGACGGCGTGGTGCTGCGCGGCCTCACGCAATCGGGCACGCTCACGCGGCGCGGCGCTGCCTTCGTGCTGCCGCTCGATGTCGCCGCGCAGCGGGTGGTGACGGGGCAGGGCTTGCTCGATCCGCGGCTGGTGAACGGCCGCCTGCGCGGCACTCTGCTGCTGGAAGGCGGAAAGCTGCGCGGGGACCGGTTGGCGCTCGCCTTCGAAGGCCTCGCCGCCACACTCTCGCTCGACGCCGATCCTGCGCGCGGCACCTATCGCCTGGCGGGGCCGGTCCGCGCGCGGGGCCTGCCGCTGCAGGGCGTTGGGGTGATGAATGCCGATGCCACGATCCGGGCCAGCTTCGGGGGCGGGACACCCTGGCGGCTCACGGCGGATGTGAAGGGCAGCCTTCCGCGCATCACCAATGGCACGATCACCACGATCGCGGGCGAGGACATCCGCTTCGCCGGTGGAGTCACGCTGGGCGAACGGGCGCCGGTGGTGTTCCGCGATGCCCGCCTCACCGGCAGCAAGCTCACACTGTCGCTCGATGGCCGCATTGCGGGCGGCCGCACCACGCTGGTGGGCAGCGGGCGACAGGAGGATTACGGCGCCTTCACCGTCGAAGGCACGCTGGAAGCGGACGGCCCCCATGCCGAGCTGGTGTTTGCCGCACCCCTGCCCGCGGCGGGCCTGCGCGATGTGCGGCTGGCGATCTCACCCGCAGAGCAGGGGCTGGCGATCGAGACCGAGGGGCAATCCACGCTCGGCCCCTTCACCGGCAGTCTGCTGTTCGTTGCGCCGGAGGGCGGGCCGAGCCGCATTTCGGTGAACCGCTTCGTGGTCTCCGACACCACGCTGGGCGGCGATCTCACTTTTGTGAACGGCGGCGTCCGCGGGATGCTGACCGTCTCGGGCGGAGGGCTGGACGGCACGATCGGGCTGATGCCGCAGCCGGCGGGGCAGGCGGTTCACGCCTCCATCACTGCACGCAATGCCAGCTTCAGCGGCGCCACGGCGCTTTCCATCCGGCAGGCCGATATCGAACTGAGCGGGCTGTTCCGCGAAGGGGGCAACACGATCAGCGGGCAGGTGACCGGGGCAGGCATCGGCTATGGCACAGTGTTTCTCGGCCGCCTCGCGGCGAAGGCGCAGGTGACGGACGGCACCGGCAGTTTCGACGCGGCGATGTCAGGCCAGCGGGGCAGCGATTTCGAACTGCAGCTGACCGGCGAGATCGCGCCAGAGCGGCTGACGCTGGCCGCTCGCGGCAGCTATGGCGGAGAGGACATCAGCATGCCGCGCCGCGCCGTGCTGTTGAAGGCGGAGGATGGCGGCTGGCAGTTGCAGCCGACGCAGGTCGGTTACGATGGCGGCTTCGTGATCGCGGAAGGCCGCTTCGGCGGGGCCCAGCCGATTTCCGGCAAGCTGCAGCTGGCCTCGCTGCCGCTCTCCGTCGCCGATGCGGCGGGCGCGGAACTGGGGCTGGGCGGCAGCGTCTCCGGCATCGTCGAGGTGGGCCAGGCACCGTCGGGCGCACCCACGGGCACGGCGCGGCTGATGGTGAATGGCCTCACCCGGTCCGGCCTCGTCCTCTCCTCCCGCCCCGTCGATCTTGCGCTGGTCGCCGATCTTCGCGCGAAGGACCTTCAGGCTCGCGCGGTGGTGAAGGATGCCAGCACCACTTACGGGCGGCTGCAGGCGCGCATTTCCGGCTTGCCGGCAGACGGCGCGCTTTTCGACCGGTTATACAATGGCGATCTCTTCGCGCAGCTGCGGTTCAGCGGCCCGGCGGATTCCCTGTGGCGGCTGCTCGCAATCGAGCTGATCGATATCAACGGCACGCTGAAAGTGGCAGCGGATGTGCGCGGCACGGTGGGCAATCCGCAGGTTCGCGGATCGCTGGCGGGCGATGGCTTGCGCCTGCAGAGCGCGCTCACCGGCACGGATGTGCGCAATGTCAGCGCGCGCGGCAGCTTTGCCGGTTCGCGCCTGCAACTCACCAGCTTCGCCGGCACTGCGCAGAACGGTGGCAAGCTTTCGGGCAGCGGCTTCATCGACCTGTCGAACATGCGGCGCGGGCGTGGCCCGCAAATCGACATCAGGATCGCCGCGCGCGATGCGGAGGTGCTGGATCTGCCGGGCATGGGTGCAACGGTTACCGGGCCGCTGCGGATCGTCTCCAGCGGCTTCGGCGGGACGATCGCCGGCCGGCTGCGGGTGAGCGAGGCGCGCTGGCGCCTGGGCGGGGCGGTGGAGGCAGAGCAGCTGCCCGATATCCGCACGCGGGAGATAAATCTGCCGGCCGACATTGCCCCGCCTTCCCGGCGCGGCCCGCCCTGGCGCTTCCTGATCGATGCGCACGCACCCGGCGGGGTGGCGGTGGATGGCCTGGGGCTCGACAGCGAATGGAGCGGTGATGTGCGCCTGCGCGGCACCACGGAAGATCCCCGGGTGGGCGGGTCGGCCAAGGTGGTGCCGCGGCAGGGCTTCTACTCCTTCGCCGGCGTGCGCTTTGATATTACCCGCGGCGATATCTCCTTTGACGAGAATGTGCCGATCGATCCGCGCATCGACATTCTGGCGGAAACCGATGTGAACGATCTGTCCGTGCAGGTGACGGTGAGCGGCAACGCGACCCGCCCCGCGATTACCTTCAGCTCGACGCCGGCCTTGCCGGAAGAGGAACTGCTGGCGCGGCTGCTCTATGGCGGCTCCATCACCACGCTTTCCGCCACCGAGGCGATCCAGCTCGGCGCGGCTGTGGCGTCTCTGCAAGGGGGCGGGGGGATGGACCCGATCAACCGGCTGCGCAGTGCCGTGGGGCTGGACCGGCTGCGCATCGTCCCGGCCGATCCTGCGCTGGATCGCGCCACGGCCGTGGCGCTGGGGAAGAATTTCGGGCGGCGCTTCTATGTGGAGATCGTCACCGACGGGCGCGGCTACAACGCCACCTCGTTCGAATTCCGGCTGACCAGCTGGCTTTCGCTCCTCGCCAATATCAACAGCCTCGGCCGGGGCGGCGCTTCGGTGGAATATAGCCGCGATTACTGA
- a CDS encoding leucyl aminopeptidase family protein, producing the protein MGMKTDLIQPDRGQDATAIHLVNKDGFADFSRKLSAPQRAALAAQKFTGAGYQVGIVPDGEGWFAVGGVADPAALSSWCMARLAEQLPAGTYRLAGGEPGPALHGWQTAQYRFTRYVEDKDAEGPRILLTGEVGRIDAAVAEAQAVALVRDLVNTPAEDMGPAALEDAAEALAKQHGAQLAVTRGDALEQEYPMVHAVGRAAARSHAPRMLHLTWGAADAPVLAIVGKGVCFDSGGLDIKPSAGMLLMKKDMGGGAHALALAGLIMGAGLKVRLHCLVPAVENAIAGNAFRPGDVLKSRKGLTVEVGNTDAEGRLILADALTRVCEEQPELLIDFATLTGAARVALGPDLPALFARRDETADALLAAGKKHDDACWRLPMPAAYAEWLKSDVADTGNAHANAFAGASVAALFLDKFVAEGVDWAHFDTFAWTPSPKPGRPRGGEALGLRAAWHMIRSRFGG; encoded by the coding sequence ATGGGCATGAAAACAGATTTGATCCAGCCGGATCGTGGGCAGGATGCCACTGCGATCCACCTCGTCAACAAGGATGGTTTCGCGGATTTTTCGCGTAAACTCAGCGCTCCGCAGCGGGCCGCGCTGGCTGCGCAGAAGTTCACCGGCGCGGGCTATCAGGTGGGAATCGTGCCCGATGGCGAAGGCTGGTTCGCCGTGGGCGGAGTCGCCGATCCTGCGGCGCTGTCCAGCTGGTGCATGGCCCGGCTGGCAGAGCAACTGCCTGCCGGGACCTATCGCCTCGCCGGCGGGGAACCCGGCCCGGCGCTGCACGGCTGGCAGACGGCGCAATATCGCTTCACCCGCTATGTGGAGGACAAGGACGCGGAAGGCCCGCGGATCCTGTTGACCGGCGAGGTCGGCCGGATCGATGCCGCCGTGGCGGAAGCGCAGGCGGTGGCGCTGGTGCGCGATCTGGTGAACACGCCGGCAGAGGACATGGGGCCCGCCGCGCTGGAAGACGCTGCCGAAGCGCTGGCGAAGCAGCATGGCGCACAGCTGGCGGTGACCCGCGGCGACGCGCTGGAGCAGGAATATCCGATGGTCCATGCGGTGGGCCGCGCCGCCGCGCGCAGCCACGCCCCGCGGATGCTGCACCTGACCTGGGGCGCGGCCGATGCGCCGGTGCTGGCCATCGTCGGCAAGGGCGTCTGCTTCGATTCGGGCGGGCTCGACATCAAGCCCTCCGCCGGCATGTTGCTGATGAAGAAGGACATGGGCGGCGGCGCGCATGCGCTGGCTCTCGCCGGCCTGATCATGGGCGCCGGGCTGAAGGTGCGGCTGCATTGCCTGGTGCCGGCAGTGGAAAATGCCATTGCCGGCAATGCCTTCCGCCCGGGGGACGTGCTGAAATCGCGCAAGGGGCTGACGGTCGAAGTAGGCAACACCGATGCCGAAGGCCGGCTGATCCTGGCCGATGCACTGACCCGCGTGTGCGAGGAACAGCCCGAGCTGCTGATCGACTTCGCCACGCTGACGGGCGCGGCCCGCGTGGCGCTGGGACCGGACCTTCCGGCCCTGTTCGCCCGGAGGGATGAGACGGCGGACGCGCTGCTGGCCGCCGGCAAGAAGCATGACGATGCCTGCTGGCGCCTGCCGATGCCGGCCGCCTATGCCGAATGGCTGAAATCCGACGTGGCCGATACCGGCAATGCCCATGCCAATGCCTTCGCAGGAGCCAGCGTGGCGGCCCTGTTCCTGGACAAATTCGTGGCCGAGGGAGTGGACTGGGCGCACTTCGACACCTTCGCCTGGACGCCATCCCCCAAACCCGGCCGGCCCAGGGGAGGGGAAGCTCTGGGCCTGCGGGCCGCCTGGCACATGATCCGTTCGCGCTTCGGCGGATAG